The proteins below are encoded in one region of Chrysemys picta bellii isolate R12L10 chromosome 4, ASM1138683v2, whole genome shotgun sequence:
- the LOC101942851 gene encoding large ribosomal subunit protein P2-like, with the protein MRYVAAYLLAVLGGNNNPTAKNIKKILDSVGIDADDERVNKVISELSGKDVDDVVNSGLSKLACVPAGSALAPAAAASPAAGEGAPAEEKKEEEKKEESEESDEDMGFGLFD; encoded by the exons ATGCGTTACGTGGCCGCTTACCTGCTTGCTGTCCTGGGTGGCAACAACAACCCTACAGCCAAGAACATCAAGAAGATCCTCGACAGTGTTGGTATCGATGCGGATGACGAACGTGTCAACAAG GTCATCAGTGAACTGAGTGGCAAAGATGTTGATGATGTTGTCAATTCAG GCCTCTCCAAGTTAGCCTGTGTTCCAGCAGGCAGTGCTcttgctccagccgctgctgcaTCTCCGGCTGCTGGTGAAGGCGCACCTGCAG aagagaaaaaagaggaagagaagaaggaaGAATCTGAAGAGTCTGACGAGGACATGGGATTTGGGCTCTTTGATTAA